DNA from Gramella sp. MAR_2010_147:
AATTGCATTAGATTTTTTGCCACTTCCACCATTTCCTCAAAGTCGTTCACAATTAAATCTGTATGTTTTCCTAATCGTTCTTTCATAGCGCCTACATCAAAAGATAGAACCGGAACTCCGGCAGCCATTGCTTCCAATCCGGTTAAAGGTCCTGTCTCGAATTTTGATGTAATTAGAAAAAATGAGATATTCTTATAAAATAAATGAGTATTGGATGGAGAAATACTTCTTTTTAGTAATGTTATATTATTCCCTAAGCTATATTCTTCTATTAATTTCTCTAATTCTAGAACATAGTTATTATCCCCTTCTCCCTGAATAATCAAATTAGGATTAAAACCACTTAACGTTAAATTATATATGAGTAGAATTGCTTGTTCTATCCTTTTCTCTCTAGAAAACCTGGATAATAAACCAAAAGTAAAAGACCTGTTTGATTTAGATTGCAATAGACGTTCTTCATTGGCTATTATAATATCCTGTACAACTATATTATTACTATCAAGCATAGTATTGAAAAGATCCTTATGCCTGTAGCTCATAACAATATTCCATTTAATGGCTTTTAGATACTCTTTTTTCATCACCTTAAAATCCTGTTCCTCTATCATTGTATATTTAACCAAACATTTTTTAAGATCAAAATTTCGAAATATTGGGAAATAATATTTTTGAGAGGGTGAGGTAAGAACGTAGACATAGTCAAATCGTTTTAAGAATTGCAGCTTCCAATACATATCCTCAATGAAAGAATACTTTATATTAAAAACTCGCCTTAAAAAGGTGTTGATTTTTTTTATAAGTGGCTTTTTAAAAAAATCAGGATAGGTAATAAATTTTATATTTTGAGCTACAATTAGATCCTGAAAATTCTGTAACTCTGGTTTGTAAGGAGAAAATATCTCAATTTTTTGAAACTGTCCTGAGCCTGCCAGTTCTTGTGCAGTAATAAGCGTTTCTATTTCTGTTCCGCCAACGGTTACTAAAAATGGGGTGGTTATTAATAATTTCATTATCTTATTTCAGACACTTAATCCAAATTTTGGAATATATTTTTCTGCAAGAAAAGATTATCCTAAATAAATT
Protein-coding regions in this window:
- a CDS encoding glycosyltransferase, translated to MKLLITTPFLVTVGGTEIETLITAQELAGSGQFQKIEIFSPYKPELQNFQDLIVAQNIKFITYPDFFKKPLIKKINTFLRRVFNIKYSFIEDMYWKLQFLKRFDYVYVLTSPSQKYYFPIFRNFDLKKCLVKYTMIEEQDFKVMKKEYLKAIKWNIVMSYRHKDLFNTMLDSNNIVVQDIIIANEERLLQSKSNRSFTFGLLSRFSREKRIEQAILLIYNLTLSGFNPNLIIQGEGDNNYVLELEKLIEEYSLGNNITLLKRSISPSNTHLFYKNISFFLITSKFETGPLTGLEAMAAGVPVLSFDVGAMKERLGKHTDLIVNDFEEMVEVAKNLMQLNDEVYHKLSTSIKKTYISNCSNSPKIKSLGKLFFN